From the genome of Scytonema hofmannii PCC 7110, one region includes:
- a CDS encoding class I SAM-dependent methyltransferase family protein, whose protein sequence is MPKDWLEWHDLYNTEPKLQQRLEIVREYISYSLDASPPGRIRVVSVCAGDGRDLLGTLANHPRAQDVYARLVELNPNLVERGKTTIESLGLAKQIEFINGDATISANYVGAVPADVAIVCGVFGNLADEVELKRLLDNLSFLSKQGAFVIWTRGHSNGIPYSDDVRKFLQAFQFEEVKFKLTATGDMGIGINRYLGENLPAPKEQKLFVFSGIPNKAR, encoded by the coding sequence ATGCCAAAAGACTGGTTAGAATGGCACGATCTCTATAATACCGAACCAAAGCTGCAACAGCGCTTGGAAATCGTGCGGGAATACATATCCTATAGCTTGGATGCATCTCCACCAGGAAGAATCCGTGTAGTTAGTGTGTGCGCTGGTGATGGACGGGATTTGCTAGGAACCCTAGCCAATCATCCTCGCGCCCAAGATGTCTATGCAAGACTCGTTGAGCTAAACCCGAATTTAGTTGAACGTGGGAAAACAACTATAGAATCATTGGGTCTGGCAAAGCAAATTGAATTTATCAATGGTGATGCGACGATCTCTGCTAACTATGTAGGGGCAGTACCAGCAGACGTTGCGATCGTATGTGGTGTCTTCGGCAATCTTGCTGATGAAGTTGAACTCAAACGCTTGCTAGACAACTTGAGTTTTCTGAGTAAACAAGGTGCTTTTGTCATCTGGACTCGCGGACACTCTAACGGTATTCCCTATTCCGATGACGTGCGGAAATTTTTGCAGGCATTTCAATTTGAAGAAGTCAAGTTCAAACTTACTGCCACAGGAGATATGGGCATAGGTATTAATCGTTACCTTGGGGAAAATTTACCTGCACCCAAAGAGCAAAAATTATTCGTATTTTCTGGCATTCCCAATAAAGCGAGGTAA
- a CDS encoding alpha/beta hydrolase, which translates to MEHRSGSLKGFRGLKLYYQSWHPLGNSCAIVLIIHGLGSHSGLFSNVVEHLVGSGYAVYGLDLRGHGRSQGQRGHINTWSEFREDLKAFLKLIEVQHPGCPRFLLGHSLGGAIVLDYVLRFPTAVQGAIAMAPPLGRVGVSPVKLTLGRTLSQVMPRFALNTGFAGATVSRDQNVLATFTQDRLMHSWGSARLATEFLSAIAWIQSHANDLAVPILILHGGADRVALPEGSRVFFEKISFPDKERYEYPQSRHAIHRDLDYQEMLADLEDWLARHVKGRTLLPFRRRAVSDEYMLG; encoded by the coding sequence ATGGAACATCGCTCAGGGAGCCTCAAAGGATTTAGAGGACTGAAACTCTATTACCAAAGCTGGCATCCACTCGGTAATTCTTGTGCAATAGTACTGATTATACATGGATTAGGAAGTCATAGTGGTTTGTTTAGCAACGTAGTTGAGCATCTCGTCGGATCTGGATACGCTGTCTATGGGTTGGATTTGCGTGGACATGGACGCTCACAAGGTCAACGAGGACATATCAATACGTGGTCTGAGTTTCGAGAAGATCTTAAAGCCTTCTTGAAATTGATTGAGGTACAACATCCAGGATGCCCACGCTTTCTCTTAGGTCACAGTCTGGGAGGAGCCATCGTTTTAGACTATGTACTACGCTTTCCAACCGCAGTACAGGGTGCGATCGCAATGGCTCCACCTTTGGGACGGGTTGGTGTTTCGCCGGTCAAGTTGACCTTGGGGCGCACACTCTCACAGGTGATGCCACGCTTTGCACTCAATACTGGTTTTGCTGGCGCTACAGTTTCACGCGATCAGAACGTGCTAGCGACTTTCACTCAAGATCGACTCATGCATTCTTGGGGAAGCGCACGTCTGGCGACAGAGTTTTTAAGCGCGATCGCTTGGATTCAATCCCATGCAAATGATTTAGCTGTACCAATATTGATTCTTCATGGTGGAGCCGATCGAGTCGCTCTTCCCGAAGGCAGTCGTGTTTTCTTTGAAAAGATTAGCTTTCCAGATAAAGAGCGTTACGAATATCCTCAAAGCCGTCATGCCATTCATCGGGATCTCGATTATCAGGAAATGTTAGCTGACTTGGAAGATTGGCTAGCACGGCATGTTAAAGGAAGAACTTTACTCCCGTTCAGACGGCGAGCAGTGTCAGATGAATACATGCTCGGATAA
- the tnpA gene encoding IS200/IS605 family transposase: protein MFMRKGSHAIFNIQLHIVFVTKYRHKIINEAMLASIRNTLTRVCEKNKCMLKEFNGESDHVHLLLDLHPDNNLSSLIGSMKSASSRIVRSEFKEIIDKYYWKDKFWSDSYCAVSGGGAPLEIVKQYIQSQDKPKS from the coding sequence ATGTTTATGCGTAAAGGCTCACACGCTATTTTTAACATTCAGTTACACATAGTTTTTGTTACTAAGTACCGTCACAAGATTATTAATGAGGCAATGCTAGCATCTATCCGCAACACACTGACCAGAGTTTGCGAAAAAAATAAGTGTATGCTCAAAGAATTTAATGGTGAATCAGACCACGTTCACCTGCTATTGGATCTTCACCCTGACAATAATCTCTCCTCTCTCATCGGTTCTATGAAATCTGCTTCGAGTCGTATTGTCAGGAGTGAGTTCAAAGAAATTATCGATAAATATTACTGGAAAGACAAATTTTGGAGCGACTCCTATTGTGCCGTTTCCGGTGGCGGCGCTCCATTAGAAATAGTCAAGCAATACATCCAGTCTCAAGATAAGCCAAAAAGCTAA
- a CDS encoding dienelactone hydrolase family protein: protein MDTEVRTNQIKIPNGDLQIDAYLAEPLRQGTFPAVIVIQEIFGVNIHIREVTQRLAKQGYVAIAPAIFQRIAPGFESGYTPEDIQIGRKYKEQTKANEILSDIQATIAYLKTLPNVNGDAIGSIGFCFGGHIVYLAATLPEIKATASFYGGGIVNSTPGGGAPTITRTPDIKGTIYAFFGTEDAGIPLEQTQQIEAELEKYQIPHQVFRYPGEHGFFCNHRGSYNALSAADAWLKVKELFEKQLQAKV from the coding sequence ATAGATACAGAAGTTCGCACCAATCAGATCAAAATCCCTAATGGCGATTTACAAATAGATGCTTACCTGGCAGAACCTCTTCGTCAAGGAACTTTTCCAGCAGTAATTGTGATTCAGGAAATTTTTGGGGTGAATATTCACATTCGGGAAGTGACACAGAGATTAGCTAAACAGGGGTATGTAGCGATCGCACCTGCAATCTTTCAGCGGATTGCTCCTGGTTTTGAGAGTGGATACACCCCTGAAGACATCCAGATTGGCAGAAAATATAAAGAACAAACCAAAGCCAATGAAATATTAAGTGATATTCAAGCAACAATTGCCTATCTCAAAACTCTGCCAAATGTGAATGGTGATGCGATCGGTTCTATTGGTTTCTGCTTTGGAGGACATATTGTATATTTAGCAGCAACACTACCTGAAATTAAAGCTACAGCTTCCTTCTACGGTGGCGGGATCGTAAACTCAACCCCCGGTGGTGGTGCGCCTACTATTACCCGTACCCCAGATATCAAGGGTACTATTTACGCTTTCTTTGGCACTGAGGATGCAGGAATTCCCCTAGAACAAACACAGCAAATTGAAGCAGAGTTAGAGAAATATCAGATTCCTCACCAAGTCTTCCGCTATCCTGGAGAACACGGTTTTTTCTGTAATCATCGTGGTAGCTACAATGCTTTATCTGCTGCTGATGCTTGGCTCAAAGTTAAGGAATTGTTTGAAAAACAACTTCAGGCGAAAGTATAA
- a CDS encoding LLM class flavin-dependent oxidoreductase, with the protein MILNHHPGSIVGWDRFATPTDFDFSPLSQALKQPILLGLFLPIQAGGWSASTLPRTTDWSFEYNKALVLDAEALGFDLVFALSQWLPKGGYGGVFNGQALDSFVTTAALTSVTQKIMLISTIHVLYGPIHPLHLAKYGATVDHISGGRWGINVVTGHRAVEHEMFGWTRIEHDRRYELAAEFIEVLQRLWNDDENFSFEGKSSWKLCSAFVTPKPKYGRPVLVNATGSDAGISFAARYSDIVFITSPGGSDFMSAIELLPAHTERVKQAARDIGREVRTLLNPMVISRETERETWAYHDAIVAHADSDAPLGFSRFDSDAHAWKGRRGIDAPKRRAIGGNIEVIGTPEQVVEQFIQLKKAGVDGLQLSFFDFKKDLEFFGDRILPLMKQVGLRL; encoded by the coding sequence ATGATCCTCAACCATCACCCTGGTTCAATTGTCGGTTGGGATCGCTTTGCGACTCCAACAGACTTTGACTTCAGCCCCCTTTCTCAAGCATTGAAGCAACCTATATTGCTGGGGTTATTTTTACCAATCCAAGCAGGCGGTTGGAGTGCTTCTACATTACCACGCACTACTGACTGGAGTTTTGAATACAACAAAGCTCTTGTGCTAGACGCTGAGGCACTGGGTTTCGATCTAGTGTTTGCACTTTCACAGTGGTTACCTAAAGGTGGCTATGGGGGCGTATTCAACGGTCAAGCACTGGACTCTTTTGTTACCACAGCTGCACTAACGAGCGTGACACAAAAGATTATGCTGATCTCCACTATCCATGTATTGTACGGACCAATTCATCCATTGCACTTAGCTAAGTATGGTGCAACTGTAGACCATATATCAGGAGGTCGATGGGGTATCAATGTCGTGACTGGACACCGTGCTGTTGAACACGAGATGTTTGGTTGGACACGCATTGAACACGATCGCCGTTATGAACTTGCAGCCGAATTCATCGAAGTGTTACAACGCCTGTGGAACGACGACGAGAATTTCTCCTTTGAGGGTAAATCTTCGTGGAAACTTTGTAGCGCCTTCGTTACACCTAAACCAAAATACGGTCGTCCAGTGTTAGTCAATGCTACAGGTTCAGACGCTGGTATTTCCTTTGCCGCACGCTATTCTGATATTGTATTCATCACTAGTCCGGGTGGTTCGGACTTCATGAGCGCTATCGAATTGCTGCCCGCACATACTGAAAGAGTGAAGCAGGCAGCACGCGATATTGGACGTGAAGTCAGAACACTTCTTAACCCCATGGTAATTAGTCGGGAAACGGAGCGCGAAACCTGGGCATATCACGATGCTATAGTCGCCCATGCTGATTCAGATGCGCCTTTAGGTTTTAGTCGATTTGATAGCGACGCGCACGCCTGGAAAGGTCGTCGGGGTATAGATGCACCGAAACGGAGGGCGATTGGTGGTAATATCGAAGTTATCGGTACGCCAGAGCAAGTGGTCGAGCAGTTTATACAGTTAAAAAAAGCTGGTGTTGACGGGTTGCAATTGAGCTTTTTTGATTTTAAAAAAGACCTAGAATTTTTTGGCGATCGCATCCTACCTCTGATGAAACAGGTAGGTCTTCGGTTATAA
- a CDS encoding sterol desaturase family protein: MFKALALAWLLLFFGDFFSTFCYHVPEHVFGSLHLKTHHSAKKEFRHYAILMFNYQILLDGFLGALPYILVALVLWSFSPVGVVFGILFGQFHVWWRHTSVIGWQTPKPVNFLCQILFITTPEQHWLHHQKTNVGFGDIFTFFDQPAKVWLSWLRLLRLHLRSSLMQPE; this comes from the coding sequence ATGTTTAAGGCTTTGGCTTTGGCTTGGCTGTTACTGTTTTTTGGGGACTTTTTTTCTACCTTCTGCTACCACGTACCCGAACATGTTTTTGGTAGCCTCCACCTAAAAACACACCACTCTGCAAAGAAAGAATTCCGTCACTACGCTATCCTGATGTTCAATTACCAGATTCTTTTAGATGGTTTTCTGGGTGCTTTACCGTATATATTGGTGGCATTAGTTTTATGGTCTTTTTCTCCCGTCGGCGTAGTTTTTGGAATACTTTTTGGTCAGTTTCATGTTTGGTGGAGACATACTAGCGTCATCGGTTGGCAAACTCCGAAGCCAGTGAATTTTTTGTGTCAGATTCTGTTCATCACAACTCCCGAACAACATTGGCTTCACCATCAAAAAACTAACGTAGGCTTTGGCGATATTTTTACATTCTTTGACCAACCTGCTAAAGTTTGGTTATCTTGGCTACGCCTTCTTAGATTGCACCTGCGTTCCTCACTGATGCAGCCTGAGTAG
- a CDS encoding class II aldolase/adducin family protein encodes MVQTFVRNGSLVKPPTFTSVEAERRHRQERLAAALRVFAKFGFAQGLAGHITARDPELTDHFWVNPFGVHFSRIRVSDLILVNPQGDVVRGDGLLNQAAFAIHSQIHEARPDVIAAAHAHSFYGKTWSSLGRLLDPITQDSAAFYQDHALFDDFKGIVLETSEGKRIAQALGDRKAAILRNHGLLTVGHSVDEAAWWFIRLEDTAQSQLLAESVGKPILIDHDIALGIQKRNGSHEAGWRGFQYLWDEITREQPDLLN; translated from the coding sequence ATGGTACAGACTTTCGTCCGTAATGGTAGTCTTGTTAAGCCACCAACCTTTACCTCTGTGGAAGCAGAGCGTCGTCATCGCCAAGAACGTTTAGCAGCAGCTTTGCGAGTTTTTGCTAAGTTCGGTTTTGCCCAAGGACTAGCAGGACATATCACAGCCCGCGATCCCGAACTCACCGATCATTTTTGGGTCAACCCCTTTGGAGTTCATTTCAGTCGCATTCGTGTTTCAGACTTGATTTTGGTGAATCCTCAAGGTGACGTTGTTCGAGGTGATGGTTTATTAAATCAAGCAGCTTTTGCTATTCACTCACAAATCCACGAAGCCCGTCCAGATGTCATCGCTGCGGCTCATGCTCATTCCTTCTATGGGAAAACTTGGTCATCACTCGGTCGATTGCTTGACCCCATTACCCAAGATTCTGCTGCTTTCTATCAAGATCACGCTTTATTTGATGATTTCAAAGGCATTGTGTTAGAAACGAGCGAAGGAAAACGCATTGCTCAAGCATTGGGCGATCGCAAAGCTGCAATCCTCCGCAATCATGGGTTATTAACTGTAGGACACAGTGTAGACGAAGCTGCTTGGTGGTTCATCCGTTTAGAAGATACAGCCCAATCCCAATTGCTAGCAGAATCTGTAGGAAAACCCATTCTGATTGACCATGACATCGCCTTGGGGATTCAAAAACGTAATGGTTCTCACGAAGCTGGTTGGCGTGGATTCCAGTATTTGTGGGATGAAATTACTCGCGAGCAACCAGATTTGTTGAATTGA
- a CDS encoding ABC transporter substrate-binding protein codes for MSNATLKLKKVRNEIGGTVFSLPYYVARDRGYFADEGIEIEFVKRNSNNRTPEISLIDDHRQVSSFGSHSLFEQGESILYRACEWGQVRRTYDRSCGGQVVAKRAAIASQAIVVRPDSPYNIPQDLANVPVGVNFHHGSHYIAIQILEGFLSKEEIEVVHIDGGGEGKRFNRFVALRDGLVNAVAVMEPWITVAEKLGYKIIAEAHYVGLEIGSPELDEETFAAII; via the coding sequence GTGAGTAACGCAACACTTAAACTCAAGAAGGTCAGGAATGAGATCGGTGGGACAGTGTTCTCGCTGCCGTACTACGTGGCTCGCGATCGGGGCTACTTCGCCGACGAGGGAATTGAGATTGAGTTCGTCAAGCGTAACTCTAACAACCGCACGCCTGAGATCTCGCTGATTGACGATCATCGGCAGGTAAGCTCTTTCGGCAGTCATTCGCTATTTGAGCAAGGCGAGAGCATCCTCTACCGTGCTTGCGAGTGGGGACAAGTACGGCGCACGTATGACAGATCTTGTGGCGGTCAAGTCGTTGCCAAACGTGCTGCTATTGCAAGCCAAGCAATCGTCGTGCGACCCGACTCACCGTATAACATCCCGCAAGACTTGGCAAACGTGCCAGTTGGCGTGAACTTTCACCACGGTTCCCACTACATCGCTATCCAAATCCTTGAAGGTTTCCTCTCCAAGGAAGAGATCGAAGTGGTGCATATTGATGGCGGCGGTGAAGGCAAGCGCTTCAACCGCTTCGTGGCACTGCGTGACGGTCTCGTCAATGCGGTTGCGGTTATGGAGCCGTGGATTACGGTGGCAGAAAAGCTCGGCTACAAGATCATCGCCGAGGCGCACTACGTGGGTCTGGAAATCGGCAGTCCCGAACTGGATGAGGAAACATTTGCGGCGATCATATAG
- a CDS encoding IS200/IS605 family accessory protein TnpB-related protein codes for MSKRRNQSKSKKKSAVLIRTDVWDLKATPEQKSLMILTIDEYRKFLNPLVIIVNAQWINLVDLTSKERINAVEKMIHKTADNPDPRHKYFQSVIKKYPSFQKFPSYLRRAAVADAIGIVSSFQTRYSQWQSGDRKHRLALPPSLTAMCNTYPALYKGQQVKYRNNYQLIDLKVWNGTDWVWINCIPVKKHGLNRHLVDGNKIKSPSLVVNKHTCQLSMPVEVKTVYLDESDFVCSVDMGINNAATASIVGRDGTVKARKFINSARDIDRRNKRRMMIARKSRQTKNMTKSDLPLGFCKGHYRKSSHINLQISKTVARGIVEFAKFHNVKVIVFENLEGWKAKAGKKGTLQKQKFHLWCHRKIVEIVTNRWTELGGKIVFINPKYTSAYAYDGSGKVKRDQTNYSLCRFKTGKKYHSDLNASYNIAARYWYAVIMGDDNYSRVFDSQSSDDTSRTPIILGTLRSLCAERTLRERAA; via the coding sequence ATGAGTAAACGACGAAACCAAAGTAAATCTAAGAAAAAATCAGCTGTACTGATTCGGACTGATGTTTGGGATTTAAAAGCAACCCCCGAACAAAAAAGTTTAATGATTTTAACTATTGACGAATATCGTAAATTCTTAAATCCTTTGGTTATTATCGTTAATGCTCAATGGATAAATCTTGTTGACTTGACATCTAAGGAAAGGATTAACGCGGTAGAAAAGATGATTCATAAAACCGCAGACAATCCCGATCCTAGGCACAAATATTTTCAGAGTGTAATCAAAAAATATCCATCATTCCAAAAGTTTCCTTCGTACTTGAGACGCGCTGCTGTAGCCGACGCTATCGGAATCGTGTCTAGTTTTCAGACTCGATACAGTCAATGGCAGTCTGGAGACAGAAAACATCGACTAGCATTGCCACCCTCACTGACAGCAATGTGCAACACTTATCCAGCGTTGTACAAAGGTCAACAGGTCAAGTATCGGAATAATTATCAATTAATTGATCTAAAAGTTTGGAATGGAACTGATTGGGTATGGATTAATTGCATTCCAGTTAAGAAACATGGTTTAAACCGTCATCTAGTTGATGGTAACAAAATAAAATCACCTTCATTGGTGGTCAATAAACATACATGTCAACTATCTATGCCTGTCGAGGTAAAGACTGTTTACCTTGACGAATCTGACTTTGTTTGCAGTGTTGATATGGGTATTAACAACGCTGCAACAGCATCTATCGTTGGTCGTGACGGTACTGTAAAAGCTAGAAAGTTTATCAATTCAGCTAGAGACATAGACCGCCGCAACAAACGACGGATGATGATTGCTCGCAAGTCCAGACAGACTAAGAACATGACAAAGTCAGATTTACCACTCGGTTTTTGTAAAGGACATTACCGCAAATCTTCCCACATCAATTTACAAATCTCTAAAACAGTGGCAAGAGGTATTGTGGAGTTTGCTAAATTTCACAATGTCAAAGTCATCGTATTTGAGAATCTGGAGGGATGGAAGGCGAAAGCGGGGAAGAAGGGAACCTTACAAAAACAAAAGTTCCATCTCTGGTGTCACCGAAAAATTGTTGAGATAGTGACAAATCGGTGGACAGAATTGGGTGGAAAAATTGTTTTCATCAACCCAAAATATACGAGTGCATACGCTTACGATGGCAGTGGAAAAGTTAAGAGAGATCAAACAAATTATTCCCTGTGTCGGTTCAAAACGGGGAAAAAGTACCACTCCGATCTGAACGCCTCATATAATATAGCTGCTCGTTATTGGTATGCAGTAATTATGGGTGATGACAATTATTCTAGAGTGTTCGACAGCCAAAGTTCTGACGACACATCGAGGACGCCGATTATTCTGGGTACGTTGCGTAGTCTATGCGCGGAGCGCACGCTTCGCGAACGGGCTGCGTAG
- a CDS encoding class I SAM-dependent methyltransferase: protein MAGRKDDGSVGDANYGTIGKDYSIYRQPEPRIAAFIHAALGTARTVMNVGAGAGSYEPLDRKVTAVEPSASMRTQRPAHLSVAIDAVAEKLPFPDSHFDACMATFTVHQGSDLDAGLHQMRRVTKGPIVVLSCDPDLVQQFWLNAYAPDVLAAEARRYPALQRIGSLYEAVEQK, encoded by the coding sequence ATGGCAGGAAGAAAAGATGATGGCAGTGTCGGTGATGCAAACTACGGCACAATTGGGAAAGATTATTCCATATACCGTCAGCCAGAGCCACGGATAGCTGCGTTCATCCATGCTGCACTCGGCACAGCACGAACAGTGATGAATGTCGGCGCTGGCGCAGGCTCCTATGAACCTTTGGATCGCAAGGTGACCGCTGTTGAGCCTTCCGCGTCAATGCGAACACAGCGACCCGCTCATCTAAGTGTTGCGATCGATGCTGTCGCTGAAAAGCTGCCATTCCCGGACAGCCACTTTGACGCCTGCATGGCGACATTCACTGTGCATCAAGGGAGCGATCTGGACGCCGGACTGCACCAGATGCGGCGGGTGACGAAGGGTCCGATTGTTGTCCTGTCGTGCGACCCCGATCTAGTGCAACAGTTTTGGCTGAACGCCTACGCCCCAGATGTGCTGGCGGCAGAGGCTCGCCGATACCCTGCCTTGCAACGGATTGGTTCGCTATATGAAGCTGTTGAACAAAAATGA
- a CDS encoding DMT family transporter produces the protein MRVREWMLLFILSLLWGGSYFFIKIVLVELQPFTVVLGRVSFAAIALICFVYLSGQQMPVSPRIWRAFFVMGALNNLIPFSLIVWGQTQIDSSLTGILNATTPLFTVVLAHLLTHDERLSLNRLFGVLFGLCGVFLLIGLEVLHGLNLQSLGQFAILGASFCYSYAGIYGGRFKELSPVVTSAGMLTSSTVMILPLALMLDKPWTLRPSAITWGGLLVLGLFGSAIANLIYFRILAVAGATNVSLVSFLIPITALLLGVFVLGERLDWNTFAGMALIFTGLVAIDGRLLRLP, from the coding sequence ATGAGGGTTAGAGAATGGATGCTTCTCTTCATTCTGTCTTTATTATGGGGTGGTTCTTACTTTTTTATTAAGATTGTTCTCGTGGAACTCCAACCGTTTACGGTAGTATTAGGTCGCGTTAGCTTTGCGGCGATCGCTCTAATTTGCTTTGTTTACCTTAGCGGACAGCAAATGCCTGTTTCACCTCGAATTTGGAGAGCGTTTTTTGTTATGGGTGCTCTCAATAATCTGATCCCGTTTAGTCTTATTGTCTGGGGACAGACGCAGATCGACAGCAGCCTGACTGGGATTCTCAATGCCACAACCCCATTGTTTACAGTGGTGCTTGCACATCTACTAACTCATGACGAACGGTTGTCACTCAATCGCTTGTTCGGTGTTCTATTCGGATTATGTGGTGTATTTTTATTAATTGGACTAGAAGTCCTACATGGATTGAACTTACAAAGTCTGGGGCAGTTTGCTATTCTTGGTGCTAGTTTTTGCTATAGCTATGCTGGTATTTACGGAGGACGTTTCAAGGAATTGTCACCCGTCGTGACTTCAGCAGGAATGCTTACTAGCTCGACAGTGATGATATTGCCGCTAGCTCTTATGTTAGATAAACCTTGGACATTAAGACCAAGTGCTATTACTTGGGGTGGGTTATTGGTACTAGGTCTATTTGGTAGCGCGATCGCTAACTTAATTTATTTCCGCATACTTGCTGTTGCAGGTGCGACTAACGTCTCGTTGGTAAGCTTTTTGATTCCAATTACTGCGCTCTTACTCGGTGTATTTGTCCTCGGCGAAAGGTTGGATTGGAATACTTTTGCGGGTATGGCACTCATTTTTACAGGATTAGTTGCCATTGACGGACGGCTTTTGAGATTACCATAA
- a CDS encoding RNA-guided endonuclease InsQ/TnpB family protein, with translation MSLPSMEKQLLLFLLEQANKLANCAIYALRQSVIWFGRSNFNLEMVKNELQIELKENVHYAVLHSQAGQSVMHKIAENFYAYQESLQAFYAGENPLRPKLPSYRKKGGMHEITYPEQALKKKYDENACPLLGFPLGWDIKKLYGEDMHQIDYIWMPYPTNIKNSQDIVEVTISPQNGDIYAIFVYKVSTSIKPELNKELALGIDHGVNNWLTCLPNTGEKGFIIDGKQLKSLNQFYHKQVANYKEGKSEGFWNSHLDRLTGKRNRQMHDATNKAARYIINYCLSKRIGNIVFGWNKGQSQNMEMGRQNNQSFAGIPTGKLKERLKQLCNFHGIIFHETEESYTSRSSFFDNDDLHVFGERPESWKASGKRITRGMYITGKKHSISADANGACNILKKIASKIEISLDNITINCCQFLDRVYLWKRSKSQKNVKVQQLAAKAIGAH, from the coding sequence TTGTCTCTACCTTCAATGGAAAAGCAGCTTCTTTTATTCTTATTGGAACAAGCTAATAAATTAGCGAATTGTGCAATTTACGCTTTGCGCCAATCAGTTATTTGGTTTGGTCGGTCAAACTTTAACTTAGAGATGGTTAAGAACGAATTACAGATCGAACTAAAAGAAAACGTGCATTACGCTGTTTTACATTCACAAGCAGGTCAAAGTGTAATGCACAAAATAGCAGAAAACTTTTATGCTTATCAAGAAAGCCTACAGGCTTTTTACGCAGGCGAGAATCCTTTGCGCCCTAAATTACCAAGTTACAGAAAAAAAGGAGGGATGCATGAAATAACTTATCCCGAACAAGCCTTAAAAAAGAAATATGACGAAAATGCATGTCCATTATTAGGATTTCCCTTGGGATGGGATATCAAGAAACTATATGGCGAAGATATGCACCAAATCGATTATATTTGGATGCCATATCCAACCAATATCAAAAATTCTCAGGATATAGTTGAAGTCACTATCTCACCACAAAATGGAGACATATACGCAATTTTTGTGTATAAAGTTTCTACTAGCATTAAACCAGAACTCAATAAGGAATTAGCGTTAGGTATTGACCACGGTGTAAATAATTGGCTGACTTGTTTGCCAAATACTGGCGAAAAAGGATTTATTATTGATGGCAAACAACTGAAAAGTTTGAATCAATTTTATCACAAGCAAGTTGCTAACTATAAGGAAGGGAAATCAGAGGGATTTTGGAACAGTCACTTAGATAGATTAACTGGTAAGCGCAATCGACAAATGCATGACGCTACCAATAAAGCGGCTAGATACATAATTAACTATTGCCTATCAAAAAGGATTGGTAACATTGTATTTGGTTGGAATAAAGGGCAGTCTCAAAACATGGAGATGGGTCGCCAAAACAATCAAAGTTTTGCTGGCATCCCTACAGGTAAACTTAAAGAACGACTCAAACAATTATGCAATTTTCACGGAATTATTTTTCATGAGACTGAGGAGAGTTACACTTCTCGCTCCTCATTTTTCGACAACGATGACCTTCACGTATTTGGTGAAAGACCCGAAAGTTGGAAGGCTAGTGGTAAAAGAATAACTAGGGGAATGTATATCACTGGTAAAAAGCATTCTATCTCAGCTGACGCAAACGGCGCTTGTAATATTCTCAAAAAAATTGCTTCAAAAATTGAAATTAGCCTAGATAACATTACCATAAATTGCTGCCAGTTTTTAGACAGGGTTTATTTGTGGAAACGCTCTAAATCTCAAAAAAACGTAAAAGTACAGCAGCTTGCTGCCAAGGCAATAGGAGCGCATTGA